One Hordeum vulgare subsp. vulgare chromosome 4H, MorexV3_pseudomolecules_assembly, whole genome shotgun sequence DNA window includes the following coding sequences:
- the LOC123447864 gene encoding serine/threonine-protein kinase-like protein CCR4 has protein sequence MMRPPRGILLFLAMLVALLLVRPGAASTLATFAMAKAEETTIVCGLLPSAASPALFDLNCTAAGGDHERQETYPSTHPFSALAGGEDFLCAVGPSSARAGAVDMRWWDLSKNAGRSKRVYLGPPLRALASSGYRVCGVLSSGELHCWRWRGLAIPAGLRFVAVAVGKGFVCGIVDGQDAPIRCFGNKTEDIEAVRAAPQGGSYDVVVACGRHACALSMGGGLSCWGSGAPALDGENVTAGYAALALGESGVCGLRTNGTIRCFGHGVAAPPEPLAGLQYIDVQAQGCAFCGVLLANYSLVCWGGHEFNATNRLVFDRVLPGPCVPMSSCQCGVLPGSANLCAGGRCICVDCAFELNVAFPKAANPGEASSSSSRRRRKIIIGVAVGAAALLVLVVALQFALLLWCRRRRRRNNSPDELAAMQSLMPPRLGSSRSKGPGSVVEHFTLDTLRAATEGFDDSRRIGSGSFGSVYRGTLPDGREVAIKRAEDHAKSSSSAARPARRRDRETAFNSELIALARANHKNIVCLLGCCAESGERVLVYEFMMNGTLHDQLHDRSPMAAPVLSWRGRLTIALGAARGIEYMHVYAVPPIIHRDIKSANILLDDSWTAKIADFGLSSVLDPAGDCEDNGGDDPQQQQPQRTVYTGGTVGYMDPEYYRLQHLTDKSDVYSFGVVLLELMSGCRVVQRYAESVTPKNVVDFTVPHILADDVARVLDPRLPAPTAHEGEALAYVGYLAADCVGPVGCERPSMTEVVDALERALAACSTAPVSRSGTARRVLSRSGTDQFDLTDTD, from the coding sequence ATGATGCGGCCGCCTCGCGGGATCCTGCTCTTCCTCGCCATGCTCGTGGCGCTGCTGCTGGTGCGGCCGGGCGCAGCGTCCACGCTCGCGACGTTCGCCATGGCCAAGGCCGAGGAGACCACCATAGTGTGCGGGCTGCTGCCGTCCGCTGCGTCGCCGGCGCTGTTTGACCTCAACTgcacggcggccggcggcgatcACGAGAGGCAGGAGACGTACCCCTCCACGCACCCCTTCTCCGCGCTGGCCGGCGGGGAGGACTTCCTCTGCGCCGTCGGCCCCTCGTCCGCGCGCGCCGGCGCCGTCGACATGCGCTGGTGGGACCTGTCCAAGAACGCGGGCAGGTCCAAGCGGGTCTACCTCGGCCCGCCGCTCCGGGCGCTCGCCTCCAGCGGCTACCGCGTCTGCGGGGTGCTCTCCAGCGGCGAGCTCCATTGCTGGCGCTGGCGCGGGCTGGCCATCCCGGCCGGGCTCCgtttcgtcgccgtcgccgtcgggaAGGGGTTCGTGTGCGGCATCGTCGACGGCCAGGACGCGCCTATCCGCTGCTTCGGGAACAAGACGGAGGACATCGAGGCCGTCCGCGCCGCGCCGCAGGGCGGGAGCTACGACGTGGTCGTCGCGTGCGGCCGGCACGCCTGCGCGCTCTCCATGGGCGGGGGCCTCTCGTGCTGGGGCAGCGGCGCCCCGGCGCTGGACGGCGAGAACGTCACTGCCGGGTACGCCGCGCTCGCGCTGGGCGAGAGCGGCGTCTGCGGGCTGCGCACCAACGGCACTATCCGGTGCTTCGGCCACGGCGTCGCTGCGCCGCCGGAGCCCCTCGCCGGCTTGCAGTACATCGACGTCCAGGCGCAGGGCTGCGCCTTCTGCGGCGTCCTCCTGGCCAACTACTCCCTGGTGTGCTGGGGAGGCCACGAGTTCAACGCCACCAATCGTCTCGTCTTCGACCGCGTCCTGCCGGGCCCGTGCGTGCCCATGTCCTCGTGCCAATGCGGCGTCCTGCCGGGCTCCGCCAACCTCTGCGCCGGCGGCCGCTGCATCTGCGTGGACTGCGCTTTCGAGCTCAACGTCGCTTTCCCCAAGGCAGCCAACCCCGGAGaggccagcagcagcagcagcaggaggaggagaaagatcatCATTGGAGTCGCCGTCGGGGCGGCTGCGTTGCTTGTGCTGGTGGTTGCATTGCAGTTCGCGCTGCTCCTATGgtgccgccgccggcgccgccgcaacAACAGCCCGGACGAGCTTGCCGCGATGCAGTCCCTGATGCCGCCACGGCTTGGGTCGAGCAGGAGCAAGGGGCCAGGCAGCGTGGTGGAGCATTTCACGCTGGACACCCTGCGCGCGGCGACGGAGGGGTTCGACGACAGCCGCCGGATCGGGTCCGGGAGCTTCGGGTCGGTGTACCGCGGCACGCTCCCGGACGGGCGCGAGGTGGCGATAAAACGTGCCGAGGACCACGCCAAGTCGTCGAGCTCGGCAGCGCGGCCGGCGCGCCGCCGCGACCGCGAGACGGCCTTCAACTCGGAGCTGATTGCTCTGGCGCGGGCCAACCACAAGAACATCGTGTGCCTGCTGGGGTGCTGCGCTGAGTCCGGCGAGCGCGTGCTGGTGTACGAGTTCATGATGAACGGCACCCTCCACGACCAGCTCCACGACCGCAGCCCCATGGCGGCGCCGGTGCTGTCGTGGCGCGGCCGGCTCACCATCGCGCTGGGCGCCGCGCGCGGCATCGAGTACATGCACGTCTACGCCGTGCCGCCCATCATCCACCGCGACATCAAGTCCGCCAACATCCTCCTGGACGACTCGTGGACGGCCAAGATTGCCGACTTCGGGCTGTCCTCCGTCCTGGACCCCGCCGGCGACTGCGAGGACAACGGCGGCGACGacccgcagcagcagcagccgcagCGGACGGTCTACACCGGCGGCACGGTGGGGTACATGGACCCGGAGTACTACAGGCTGCAGCACCTGACGGACAAGAGCGACGTGTACAGCTTCGGCGTGGTGCTCCTGGAGCTCATGTCCGGCTGCCGCGTCGTGCAGCGGTACGCCGAGAGCGTGACCCCCAAGAACGTGGTGGACTTCACCGTGCCGCACATCCTCGCCGACGACGTCGCGCGCGTGCTCGACCCGCGCCTCCCGGCGCCGACGGCGCACGAGGGCGAGGCGCTGGCCTACGTCGGCTACCTCGCCGCCGACTGCGTGGGCCCCGTCGGCTGCGAGCGCCCGTCCATGACCGAGGTGGTGGACGCCCTGGAGCGCGCGCTGGCGGCATGCTCGACGGCGCCGGTCTCCCGCTCCGGGACCGCCCGCCGCGTGCTGTCCCGCTCCGGCACGGACCAGTTTGACCTCACTGACACCGACTAG